One stretch of Verrucomicrobiota bacterium DNA includes these proteins:
- a CDS encoding Mrp/NBP35 family ATP-binding protein — protein MSEINEEVVREALAKVPYPGFTRDIVSFGIVKNIAVEGSVVLVSLALTSSDPAVAPKLKADVENAVDAIEGVSEAKVTVAVKSKAGSEETSQEEEAGSAMQKVRIAIAVASGKGGVGKSTFTTNLACAMDRILREEGKPSSVGIMDCDIYGPSIPLMIGLNQRPEVENGLIQPLENFGVRVMSMGFLVEEDIPVIWRGPMVMKTIQQFASNVDWGELEVLFVDLPPGTGDAQLSLVQTVPLEGAVVVTTPQLAAVTVARRGAMMFEKVSVPLIGVAENMSYLLDEKSGERQYLFGKGGGERTAKHLETNFLGQVPLDPRIREGCDHGVPIVVSDPDLACSLVFYEMARTIWDRFKLTSRAGND, from the coding sequence GTGTCGGAAATCAATGAAGAAGTCGTTCGGGAGGCCTTGGCCAAGGTTCCCTATCCGGGTTTCACCAGAGACATCGTTTCCTTTGGAATCGTTAAGAATATCGCAGTTGAAGGGAGTGTAGTTCTGGTTTCCCTCGCGTTGACGAGTTCAGATCCGGCGGTCGCTCCCAAGCTGAAGGCCGATGTCGAAAATGCTGTCGATGCGATCGAAGGAGTCTCGGAGGCAAAGGTTACCGTTGCTGTTAAATCCAAGGCTGGTTCCGAGGAGACCTCTCAGGAGGAAGAGGCAGGAAGCGCAATGCAGAAAGTGCGTATCGCGATCGCGGTGGCTAGCGGTAAGGGAGGGGTCGGTAAATCCACCTTTACGACCAACCTTGCCTGCGCGATGGATCGCATTCTGCGGGAAGAGGGAAAGCCCTCATCGGTAGGGATCATGGATTGCGATATTTATGGGCCTTCCATCCCCTTGATGATCGGATTGAACCAAAGGCCGGAAGTAGAAAATGGTTTGATCCAACCTCTCGAGAATTTCGGTGTGCGAGTCATGTCGATGGGTTTCTTGGTAGAGGAGGATATTCCAGTGATCTGGCGCGGACCGATGGTAATGAAGACCATTCAGCAATTCGCGAGTAATGTAGACTGGGGTGAGTTGGAAGTGTTGTTTGTGGACTTACCACCGGGAACAGGGGATGCCCAGCTCTCCCTCGTGCAGACTGTTCCCCTGGAGGGTGCAGTCGTCGTCACGACGCCTCAGCTGGCAGCTGTGACCGTCGCTAGAAGAGGGGCGATGATGTTTGAAAAGGTGAGTGTTCCCTTGATTGGCGTTGCTGAAAATATGAGCTATTTACTCGACGAAAAATCGGGAGAAAGACAGTATCTTTTTGGGAAAGGGGGAGGAGAGCGAACTGCGAAACACCTTGAAACCAATTTTCTCGGTCAGGTGCCGTTGGATCCGAGGATCCGCGAGGGTTGTGACCACGGAGTACCGATAGTTGTCAGTGATCCCGACCTAGCGTGTTCATTGGTTTTCTATGAAATGGCCCGGACGATCTGGGATCGGTTCAAATTGACAAGTCGTGCTGGCAATGATTAG
- a CDS encoding rhomboid family intramembrane serine protease, which translates to MILLPFRCIDSSVNEQEVAYPWMNTVFLALSSIVTLAVLATNYFVFLLVELLFVPIGWLVHVNLYHMVGNLFLMLVLGNFVNRKMGSLGYFLFVVLCGIGGALFHALIEDTGVVGASAIVFGLMGYLVVVAGKVRFDCTYWIVLFWGVKRLQCRVVVGVLLFGQVVFQILQPENLISLPAHIFGLLFGVVIGFFTTRREAIRALEPPN; encoded by the coding sequence GTGATCCTATTGCCATTTCGTTGCATCGACAGCTCTGTCAACGAGCAAGAGGTGGCTTATCCTTGGATGAATACCGTTTTTCTAGCCCTCTCTTCGATAGTCACCTTAGCAGTTCTCGCTACCAATTACTTTGTTTTTCTTTTAGTGGAGCTCCTTTTTGTCCCGATCGGGTGGCTGGTTCATGTGAACTTATATCATATGGTTGGTAACCTGTTTTTGATGCTTGTTCTCGGTAACTTCGTAAACCGAAAGATGGGATCACTTGGCTACTTTCTGTTTGTGGTCCTCTGCGGAATCGGAGGTGCTCTTTTCCACGCTTTGATCGAAGATACGGGCGTGGTGGGAGCAAGTGCGATTGTATTTGGATTGATGGGTTATCTGGTAGTCGTCGCGGGTAAGGTGAGGTTTGATTGCACGTACTGGATCGTTCTTTTTTGGGGCGTAAAGCGCCTCCAGTGTCGAGTGGTTGTAGGAGTTCTTCTTTTCGGCCAGGTCGTGTTCCAAATTCTTCAGCCGGAGAACTTGATTTCTCTTCCTGCTCACATTTTTGGCCTGCTTTTTGGAGTGGTGATCGGGTTCTTTACCACGAGGCGTGAAGCTATTCGTGCGTTGGAACCCCCGAATTGA
- a CDS encoding GNAT family N-acetyltransferase yields the protein MPDPIYRAATRDELNIGVEWARKENWNPGYKDADGYWATDPSGFVCMEISHEVVGFGSVVSFGGKFGFMGFYIVRPDYRGRGLGGPFWRWRKARLMARLDPGATIGMDGVPAMESFYGRGGFVTNHYNVRMSGKAASATPNPNIKDLALISWDEILKLDQQGFSTNRETLLRYWIDLPESFSFGYQSEGKLEGFGVIRPASDGFRIGPLFAETANIAEKLLLSLCGAVSGERVYVDMPDINPEAIPMAKRLGMNEVSRCARMYAGPPPDIPYDKTFAVASLELG from the coding sequence ATGCCTGATCCGATTTATCGCGCTGCCACGAGAGACGAGCTCAACATCGGGGTGGAGTGGGCACGAAAGGAAAATTGGAACCCAGGCTACAAGGACGCTGACGGTTATTGGGCTACAGATCCCTCTGGTTTTGTTTGCATGGAGATTTCCCACGAGGTTGTAGGATTCGGTTCCGTCGTCTCCTTTGGAGGGAAATTCGGGTTCATGGGATTCTACATTGTTCGCCCCGATTACCGCGGAAGAGGACTCGGGGGTCCTTTTTGGCGCTGGCGCAAAGCTCGCCTGATGGCCCGTCTGGATCCCGGAGCGACCATCGGTATGGACGGGGTTCCCGCTATGGAATCATTTTACGGCCGCGGTGGATTCGTAACCAATCACTACAATGTTCGAATGTCTGGAAAAGCCGCCTCTGCGACCCCCAATCCGAACATAAAGGATCTAGCTCTGATCTCTTGGGATGAGATTCTTAAATTAGATCAACAGGGTTTCAGCACCAACCGTGAGACTTTGCTTCGTTATTGGATCGATCTGCCTGAGAGCTTCTCCTTTGGGTATCAGTCCGAAGGAAAACTAGAGGGATTCGGAGTGATCAGGCCCGCTAGCGATGGCTTTCGCATCGGTCCTCTGTTCGCGGAAACAGCGAATATCGCTGAAAAGCTCCTTTTGTCTCTATGCGGAGCGGTCTCCGGAGAAAGGGTTTACGTGGACATGCCAGACATCAATCCGGAAGCGATTCCTATGGCAAAAAGACTAGGCATGAATGAAGTCTCCCGTTGCGCCAGGATGTACGCCGGTCCTCCACCAGACATTCCCTATGATAAAACCTTTGCGGTTGCCTCTTTGGAGCTCGGATAG
- a CDS encoding nitroreductase family protein translates to MDTFTAIESRRAIKHFDPEHHMPEADEKRLLELTLQSPTAFNIQHWRFVLAKDPELRKQIRAVAWDQAQVTDASLLIIICGNVNGWKEDPNQYWVNAPQEVQDFLVPAIGQYYEGREDVQRDEIMRSAGIAGQTLMLAAKAMGYDSCPMDGFDFEAVGKLIGLPEGHQIAFMVAVGKGTKDAWPKPGQLPYDEVVLDNGF, encoded by the coding sequence ATGGATACATTCACTGCAATCGAGAGCCGCCGCGCCATCAAACACTTCGACCCGGAACACCACATGCCCGAGGCGGATGAGAAGCGTCTACTAGAGCTAACTCTACAGTCTCCCACTGCTTTCAACATCCAGCACTGGAGATTTGTCCTAGCGAAAGACCCGGAGCTACGAAAACAGATTCGAGCAGTGGCATGGGATCAGGCTCAAGTGACAGACGCATCCCTGTTGATCATCATTTGCGGCAATGTCAACGGGTGGAAGGAGGACCCAAACCAGTATTGGGTGAATGCCCCACAGGAAGTGCAGGACTTTTTGGTTCCCGCGATTGGGCAATACTATGAAGGCCGCGAAGACGTCCAGAGAGACGAGATTATGCGGTCAGCCGGCATTGCCGGACAGACTCTCATGCTCGCTGCGAAAGCGATGGGCTACGACAGCTGTCCAATGGACGGATTTGATTTTGAGGCGGTCGGAAAGTTGATCGGCCTCCCGGAAGGTCACCAGATCGCCTTTATGGTCGCTGTTGGAAAAGGCACTAAGGACGCGTGGCCAAAGCCAGGGCAACTCCCGTATGACGAGGTCGTGTTGGACAACGGGTTCTGA
- a CDS encoding 3'-5' exonuclease, producing MSLTDSGSFPERMSKDLLRELPIVHFQGPIQLIREDSQVAPAVEALRLSKRLGFDTESKPTFRREDEVRPPALLQLFDGCTAWLFQLRQITDHRPVFALLTDPNIQKVGVAPHDDIKGLNRIAEFEAAGFIDLSVVASQRGIITTGLRNLAGIFLDGRISKAAQVTNWEQNPLTKKQILYAATDAWVSLRVYEELVNREGNAIPEAPLAQ from the coding sequence ATGAGTTTAACCGATAGTGGTTCATTCCCAGAGCGGATGAGCAAAGACCTGCTCCGTGAGTTGCCAATCGTCCACTTTCAGGGTCCCATCCAATTGATTCGCGAAGACTCTCAGGTAGCACCCGCGGTTGAGGCATTACGACTATCGAAAAGACTTGGGTTTGATACTGAAAGTAAACCAACTTTTCGTCGGGAAGACGAAGTCCGGCCTCCGGCACTCCTTCAACTTTTTGATGGATGCACAGCGTGGCTCTTTCAACTTCGTCAGATTACTGATCACAGGCCTGTCTTCGCGCTTCTTACCGATCCAAACATCCAAAAGGTAGGGGTGGCTCCACATGACGACATCAAGGGACTCAATCGGATTGCGGAGTTCGAAGCCGCAGGGTTTATCGATTTGAGCGTCGTTGCCAGTCAACGTGGGATTATCACCACCGGACTCCGTAATCTAGCGGGAATATTCCTCGATGGGCGCATTTCGAAAGCAGCGCAAGTGACCAATTGGGAGCAGAATCCACTAACGAAGAAACAGATTCTCTATGCTGCTACCGATGCCTGGGTTTCCCTCCGCGTTTATGAGGAGCTGGTGAATCGCGAGGGGAATGCTATCCCGGAAGCTCCTCTTGCACAGTAG
- a CDS encoding rhomboid family intramembrane serine protease: MIIPHRVELLYPVWPITNFVITGLCGVAFVGSLAGFDRFLEGIVLESWNPLELLFSSLLHAGLLHLLLNMVFLWVFGNAICAKFGNIKYLGIFFGGALFLAAIHLLFDGRPAVGASGAIYTVLGIFVALYPVNRIHSFYWFISIWGSTGIKAYWLIGFWFATDVYGVVSGSESGVAFWAHIGGFVFGIVFGLLALKNDWLEMSHHDNETLLDILAQRKV, encoded by the coding sequence ATGATTATTCCCCATAGAGTAGAGTTGCTTTATCCGGTTTGGCCGATTACCAACTTCGTAATTACCGGTTTATGCGGGGTGGCTTTTGTCGGGAGTTTGGCGGGCTTCGACCGTTTTCTTGAGGGAATTGTTCTGGAGAGCTGGAATCCCCTTGAGCTTCTTTTCAGTTCATTGCTTCACGCAGGGCTACTCCATCTCCTTTTAAACATGGTGTTTCTTTGGGTTTTTGGGAACGCGATCTGTGCGAAGTTTGGGAACATTAAATACCTGGGCATTTTCTTTGGAGGGGCGCTTTTCTTGGCTGCTATTCATTTGCTTTTCGATGGGAGGCCTGCGGTAGGGGCCAGTGGTGCCATCTACACGGTTTTAGGAATTTTCGTTGCCCTCTACCCGGTAAATCGAATCCACAGTTTCTACTGGTTTATATCCATCTGGGGTAGCACGGGCATCAAGGCTTACTGGTTAATTGGGTTTTGGTTCGCGACCGATGTATACGGGGTGGTTAGTGGATCTGAGAGTGGAGTTGCTTTCTGGGCTCACATTGGTGGTTTCGTCTTCGGCATCGTCTTCGGTCTTCTTGCCTTGAAAAACGATTGGCTGGAGATGTCTCACCATGATAACGAAACGCTGCTCGACATTTTAGCCCAAAGAAAAGTGTAA
- a CDS encoding phosphoenolpyruvate carboxylase, whose protein sequence is MEETLTYNERIRIGFEKIDKDLDFLVGCFRDMLIGLGETEIAHHLPWIGKAPTDEKSHLDPGVIQATSIAFQLLNMVEENVSNQMRRLYERSNGPLHESGLWGFYLRKLKEDGWTADQVADALPYLRIEPVLTAHPTESKRVTILEQYRELYVLIVRLENSMWTPNERIGIENQIKNAMERIWRTGETLLAKPSVAAERAGQLHYFNNVFPKVLPQIDRHLEEAWLANGWDPNLIGNSSNRPRLRFGTWVGGDRDGHPLVTAKVTRESLLDYRTNALALQESKLSQLRARLSLSDRLQKPPESFSDRLIAMASQIGDEATTLLDRNPHEPWRQYISLLIAQLPPPDFDPSDSKYPASRFYRYSFDLSADLRALRDSLVEIGAERVARMDVDPILRNIEVFGFHFAALDVRQNSVFHEKAIDQILNRAGMEDHGYSEWPEEKRLEFLEAQLESPFPLLPVGETPGKEAEAVIAAYREIARYIDRHGDEGIGSFILSMTRSASDLLAVYFLAREANLLRKLDFGVICLVPVVPLLETLEDLQNGPGILETFLSHPVTRNSLQWTYRRGGLLAKKGALRDTEAVCDFTSLRLPVQQVMIGYSDSNKDSGILASQWGLHVAQQNITEVARKMGYRIRFFHGRGGTISRGAGPTNRFLEALPPTALSFDLRLTEQGETIAQKFANDLTASHNLDLLISGTCYHSLTGPRRNLPESDIVEAVHSLSDAASKVYRGLLKEDGFMDFYTGATPLDALEKSSIGSRPARRTGVRSLEDLRAIPWVFSWSQSRFFLPGWYGFGSGVSQLSEEEFEKIRNGLSSWPFLRYVLTNIETSLSAASSDIMEAYADMVPDSQIRTKFMTLILNELELTHQTMTRLFGSEQKDRRPRLDKTVLPRSQALEPLHHEQIRLLRKLRAGINDPEEEAALTTRLLLTINAISSGLRTTG, encoded by the coding sequence ATGGAAGAAACGCTTACCTACAACGAAAGAATCAGGATCGGATTCGAAAAGATCGACAAGGATCTCGACTTCCTCGTGGGCTGTTTTCGTGACATGCTTATTGGACTCGGTGAAACGGAAATCGCCCACCATCTCCCTTGGATCGGTAAAGCACCCACCGATGAGAAAAGCCATCTGGATCCGGGTGTCATTCAGGCGACTTCGATCGCCTTTCAGCTGCTCAATATGGTAGAGGAGAACGTATCCAACCAGATGCGGCGTCTTTACGAGAGATCCAATGGACCCTTGCATGAGTCCGGACTGTGGGGGTTCTACCTTCGAAAGTTAAAGGAGGATGGTTGGACTGCCGATCAGGTGGCCGACGCACTCCCCTATCTTAGGATCGAGCCAGTGCTCACTGCTCATCCTACTGAATCCAAAAGGGTCACCATCCTAGAGCAATATCGCGAACTGTATGTTTTGATCGTGCGGCTAGAGAACAGCATGTGGACCCCCAATGAGCGGATTGGGATCGAAAACCAAATCAAGAACGCTATGGAGCGAATCTGGCGCACTGGAGAAACCCTGCTGGCCAAACCCAGTGTCGCAGCAGAACGCGCCGGCCAACTTCACTATTTTAACAACGTCTTTCCGAAAGTTCTCCCTCAGATTGATCGCCACCTTGAGGAGGCGTGGTTGGCCAACGGCTGGGACCCAAACCTGATTGGAAACTCATCGAATCGTCCTCGCCTCCGCTTCGGCACGTGGGTAGGCGGCGACCGTGACGGGCATCCTCTCGTTACCGCAAAGGTAACCCGGGAATCACTCCTCGACTACCGAACAAACGCGCTCGCCCTCCAGGAGTCCAAACTCTCCCAGCTACGGGCGCGACTAAGCCTATCCGATCGGTTACAAAAACCACCGGAAAGTTTTTCAGATCGGTTGATTGCGATGGCCTCTCAGATCGGCGACGAGGCAACTACCCTCCTTGACCGGAATCCCCACGAGCCGTGGCGACAATACATTAGCCTCCTGATCGCCCAGCTACCTCCCCCTGACTTTGATCCCTCTGACTCCAAGTATCCAGCGAGTCGATTCTATCGTTACTCGTTCGACCTGAGCGCCGACCTCCGCGCCCTTCGGGACTCACTCGTTGAAATTGGTGCGGAACGAGTCGCCCGCATGGACGTCGATCCAATTTTGAGAAACATTGAAGTTTTTGGATTTCACTTTGCCGCCCTTGATGTCCGGCAAAACAGCGTTTTTCATGAGAAAGCCATCGACCAAATCCTCAATCGGGCTGGGATGGAAGATCATGGTTACAGCGAGTGGCCGGAGGAGAAGCGCCTTGAATTTCTCGAAGCCCAACTGGAGTCTCCTTTTCCTCTCCTCCCTGTCGGCGAAACACCGGGAAAGGAGGCTGAGGCGGTCATCGCCGCCTATCGGGAGATCGCCCGCTACATTGACCGTCACGGTGATGAAGGCATCGGATCCTTCATTCTCAGCATGACGCGATCTGCATCGGATCTTCTTGCCGTATACTTTCTAGCCCGGGAAGCCAATCTCCTCCGAAAGCTGGACTTTGGAGTCATCTGCCTGGTCCCAGTAGTCCCTCTTTTGGAGACTCTGGAAGACCTACAAAACGGACCAGGTATTCTTGAGACGTTTCTTTCCCATCCAGTCACTCGCAACTCTCTACAGTGGACCTACCGAAGAGGCGGTCTCCTGGCAAAAAAAGGAGCCCTTCGAGACACGGAAGCGGTCTGCGATTTCACCTCTCTTCGCCTTCCGGTTCAACAGGTCATGATCGGCTACAGCGATAGCAACAAAGATAGCGGCATTTTAGCGAGCCAATGGGGTCTTCATGTTGCTCAACAGAACATAACCGAAGTCGCTCGAAAGATGGGCTACCGAATCCGCTTCTTCCATGGTAGAGGAGGAACGATCAGCCGGGGAGCCGGACCCACAAACCGCTTTCTCGAAGCTTTGCCTCCGACTGCACTCAGTTTCGACCTCCGTCTCACCGAGCAGGGAGAAACCATCGCTCAAAAATTTGCGAACGACCTGACCGCTAGCCACAATCTCGACCTTCTGATCTCGGGCACCTGTTACCACTCTCTAACCGGCCCAAGGAGAAACCTTCCAGAGTCCGATATTGTAGAAGCGGTCCACTCCCTATCGGATGCAGCCAGCAAAGTCTATCGGGGTCTCTTGAAAGAAGATGGCTTCATGGATTTTTACACCGGTGCAACCCCACTCGACGCTCTGGAGAAAAGTAGTATTGGGTCGCGTCCAGCCCGCCGAACCGGAGTGCGCTCTCTGGAAGATCTAAGGGCGATTCCTTGGGTCTTCAGTTGGTCCCAATCGAGGTTCTTTTTGCCGGGCTGGTACGGTTTTGGATCCGGAGTGTCACAATTGAGCGAAGAAGAGTTTGAGAAAATTCGAAACGGACTCTCGTCGTGGCCTTTTCTTCGCTACGTTCTTACCAACATTGAGACTTCGCTATCGGCAGCAAGCAGCGACATCATGGAGGCCTATGCGGATATGGTTCCCGATTCTCAAATCCGGACAAAGTTTATGACGCTCATCCTCAACGAGCTGGAACTGACTCACCAAACCATGACCCGCTTATTTGGGAGTGAGCAAAAAGATCGTCGTCCCCGACTGGATAAGACGGTTTTGCCACGAAGCCAAGCTCTGGAACCTTTGCATCACGAACAGATTCGACTCCTTCGAAAACTGCGTGCAGGAATTAACGACCCTGAGGAAGAAGCCGCACTCACTACAAGGCTTCTCCTGACCATAAATGCAATCTCGTCTGGCCTGCGCACTACCGGATAA
- a CDS encoding cellulose synthase subunit BcsC-related outer membrane protein, with translation MSTVAVHRRWLNRLALLLFSATSLGSQDFEEQGLFPTSMEEILVTGQPSGTPTRAPVQGQTPQPTYFLPDAPPAERSVPQTVVPTQQPRSQPLNQEGIPTQVLLPTPEPVAEPIQSPTTPTIVFSDTQTGLVDDTIVAEIGIDPGQLLADKQYDELEPWVLENQDVGMASAIGWSYYTEENYPKAIEWFEQTLRWDENFNEAAYGLALSLYNEGFLQQAEAVARWKLNAYPGMDNILGDIYMTRAISSFRAERYDETLDNLDKIVQFRPLTRGEEILEAWSFYHTGETVKAAGLFQTLYEEQRDRVAAVGLYASLSSTQNWNRIERLANQYGGPLADIYALYTSDRYYDRRLYLKASQVATQIPDADQPFIENIAAPKVTISAEFVARDGDPGTSELDLAYAPYVTGTVFSDEVNRVDVSIGLVSLDAGQLPDFAFVGLVPNTPTPYSVEPKTSFNGMIAPMIGYYREDWISPYIELGMTPLGGQVDSEFVGRLGVQGIFETGVWTAELFRESITESLLSYTGFRDPYTSLEWGRVVETGLHASILHFFGANQDLSLFGFMEVGQLTGENVADNEKIRLDVALNRTFKPDGFHYINFGPSFTFYSYTNNLSFFTFGHGGYFSPEYLAQGIINLQFMTEEGEDFLLKGEVGFGGQANEQEAAPFFPLDPDGRDYSGTSDTTGILISNLQGVMFLTDYWAFGGEIAFNKTPSYEEFRGGVFTTIFFEPREGLVETDFPRYQY, from the coding sequence ATGAGTACTGTTGCCGTTCACCGTCGGTGGTTAAACCGCCTCGCCCTTTTACTTTTTTCGGCGACGTCGCTCGGCTCCCAAGATTTTGAGGAACAAGGGCTCTTTCCCACTTCAATGGAAGAGATTTTGGTTACCGGACAACCTTCGGGAACTCCGACACGTGCTCCCGTTCAAGGGCAGACTCCTCAGCCAACATACTTTCTGCCAGACGCTCCTCCCGCCGAGAGGTCAGTTCCTCAGACAGTCGTTCCGACGCAGCAACCCCGCAGTCAGCCGCTCAACCAGGAGGGCATTCCAACTCAGGTCCTCTTACCGACCCCTGAACCGGTAGCCGAACCGATCCAATCCCCAACTACCCCAACCATTGTCTTCAGTGACACTCAAACGGGCCTGGTCGACGATACTATCGTGGCAGAAATTGGCATCGACCCAGGACAGCTCCTCGCTGACAAGCAGTACGACGAACTCGAGCCCTGGGTTTTGGAGAATCAGGATGTTGGCATGGCGAGTGCAATTGGGTGGTCTTACTACACCGAGGAAAATTATCCAAAAGCAATTGAGTGGTTTGAACAGACTCTGAGATGGGATGAAAACTTCAATGAAGCAGCTTATGGCCTTGCACTCTCTCTTTATAATGAAGGTTTCCTCCAACAAGCCGAGGCCGTTGCACGTTGGAAGCTGAATGCGTATCCAGGAATGGACAACATTCTTGGCGACATCTACATGACCCGAGCGATTTCTTCCTTCAGAGCAGAGCGCTACGACGAGACGCTGGACAATTTGGATAAGATCGTCCAATTCAGACCTCTGACCAGAGGTGAAGAGATTCTGGAAGCGTGGAGTTTTTACCACACTGGAGAAACCGTTAAAGCAGCCGGATTGTTCCAGACACTCTATGAAGAGCAGCGGGACCGAGTGGCAGCAGTTGGCCTTTACGCCTCCCTCTCCAGCACTCAGAACTGGAACCGGATTGAACGACTGGCTAATCAATATGGTGGACCACTCGCTGACATCTACGCGTTGTATACGAGTGACCGATACTATGACAGGAGGCTATACCTCAAGGCCAGCCAAGTGGCTACCCAGATTCCGGACGCTGACCAACCGTTTATTGAAAACATTGCGGCACCGAAGGTAACCATTTCCGCAGAATTCGTTGCTAGGGATGGAGACCCGGGGACCAGCGAGTTGGATCTGGCCTACGCGCCTTACGTAACAGGAACGGTCTTCTCGGATGAAGTGAACCGGGTGGATGTCAGTATAGGTTTGGTGAGCTTGGATGCGGGTCAACTTCCCGACTTTGCATTTGTGGGGCTGGTTCCCAACACTCCTACACCCTATTCCGTCGAACCAAAGACATCCTTCAACGGCATGATTGCTCCAATGATTGGCTACTACCGGGAAGATTGGATTTCACCCTATATCGAGCTTGGAATGACTCCTCTGGGCGGTCAGGTGGATAGTGAGTTTGTAGGGAGACTCGGTGTGCAGGGAATCTTTGAAACCGGAGTGTGGACCGCAGAACTCTTTCGCGAATCCATTACTGAATCCCTTCTCAGTTACACCGGATTCCGTGACCCCTACACTTCCCTTGAATGGGGTAGAGTGGTTGAAACGGGACTTCATGCGTCGATTCTCCACTTCTTTGGAGCAAACCAAGACCTGAGCCTCTTCGGCTTTATGGAAGTCGGGCAGTTGACCGGAGAGAACGTCGCCGACAACGAGAAAATCCGGCTCGACGTCGCCCTAAACCGAACCTTTAAACCTGATGGTTTCCACTACATTAACTTCGGACCTTCTTTCACCTTCTACAGCTACACAAACAACCTCAGTTTCTTTACATTCGGTCACGGAGGGTACTTTAGTCCGGAGTATTTGGCTCAGGGAATCATTAATCTTCAATTCATGACGGAAGAGGGGGAAGATTTTCTTCTGAAAGGTGAAGTCGGATTTGGTGGTCAGGCAAACGAACAGGAGGCTGCGCCTTTCTTTCCCCTTGACCCGGATGGGCGTGATTATTCTGGAACAAGCGATACTACAGGGATTCTCATCTCGAACCTTCAAGGGGTAATGTTTCTCACAGATTACTGGGCATTTGGAGGTGAAATTGCCTTCAACAAAACTCCCAGTTATGAGGAGTTTCGTGGAGGGGTCTTTACGACGATTTTCTTCGAACCCCGCGAAGGTCTGGTGGAGACCGACTTTCCTCGATATCAGTATTGA
- the obgE gene encoding GTPase ObgE produces MFYDQIRVSLRAGNGGHGCASFRRAKYVPKGGPDGGDGGNGGDLILRSDRNVSDLRTYRFRPQWKAKSGESGKGSQKNGKNGESVVLIVPIGTEVVNERGKTVCELLEDGVEVTLLRGGKGGLGNIHFKTATNQAPREFTEGKPGQAGDFVFSLKTIADVGLIGFPNAGKSTLLSRLTNASPKSAPYPFTTVDPSVGMTEENENFGFQKITIADIPGLIEGAADNRGLGHRFLRHVERCRILLVVLDSGGSDGRDPLEDFQVLQKELELYRKDMVAKPMMVAANKMDLPAATENVERLKEAVDLPVFPICAELGEGLEPLLEALYEACGV; encoded by the coding sequence ATGTTTTACGATCAAATCAGAGTGAGTCTCCGTGCAGGAAACGGCGGTCACGGCTGCGCGAGCTTTCGTCGGGCGAAGTATGTGCCGAAGGGCGGTCCGGACGGAGGCGACGGAGGGAATGGTGGTGATTTGATTCTGCGTTCTGATCGAAACGTGAGTGACTTGCGGACTTATCGATTCCGGCCTCAGTGGAAGGCCAAGAGCGGAGAGAGCGGAAAAGGAAGTCAGAAAAACGGGAAGAACGGTGAGAGTGTCGTCCTAATCGTTCCGATCGGAACCGAGGTAGTCAACGAGCGAGGCAAGACGGTCTGCGAGCTACTGGAGGATGGAGTCGAGGTGACTCTGCTGCGGGGCGGTAAGGGTGGTTTGGGAAATATTCATTTCAAGACCGCTACCAATCAGGCTCCCCGTGAATTTACTGAGGGGAAACCGGGACAGGCTGGCGACTTTGTTTTTTCCCTGAAAACCATAGCAGATGTGGGATTGATCGGCTTTCCCAATGCTGGGAAATCGACGCTTCTCTCCCGTCTGACCAACGCCTCGCCGAAAAGTGCTCCGTATCCCTTTACCACGGTGGATCCTTCGGTCGGTATGACGGAGGAAAACGAGAACTTTGGGTTCCAGAAAATTACGATAGCCGATATCCCGGGTCTAATCGAGGGGGCGGCGGACAATCGCGGATTGGGGCATCGATTTTTGCGCCATGTGGAGCGCTGCCGGATATTGTTGGTGGTTCTGGATAGCGGAGGCTCTGATGGTCGTGATCCATTGGAGGATTTTCAGGTGTTGCAGAAAGAGCTTGAACTGTACCGTAAGGACATGGTGGCAAAACCAATGATGGTTGCGGCAAATAAGATGGACTTACCTGCGGCCACTGAAAACGTAGAAAGGCTGAAAGAGGCAGTGGATCTTCCGGTTTTCCCAATTTGTGCGGAACTAGGGGAAGGGCTGGAACCCCTTTTGGAGGCTCTTTATGAGGCGTGTGGGGTGTAA